Within Limanda limanda chromosome 17, fLimLim1.1, whole genome shotgun sequence, the genomic segment CACTATAATGCAAGTGTACTTTATTGCAAGTAATTAAGTTTCAACAAAGAAAGCTGCTTTTTTCAATgagaaattaatatttttagCTGTTTGTCAAAATCGAGAAAACAAAGCTAAAGATCCTCTGTTTCACAGTTTCTCAAATGAGAGAATGGACTGCAGGTGGGacaaaacttttttatttcttttgaaatatattGACTTAACAGCAAAGGCTACATGTGAACATACAGTGGCTCTGAATCATGACAACAGAGGCAGGATTTAAAGTTATTGCTTCATCCGGAAATTCCGGTTGCTCCCATTTTCCTCCTGGCCAGACCTCTGAAtgggagagtgtgtttgtgtttgtgtcagcgTCCACATCCTGTCCAGCTGAGGCCCTAAAGTGGCTACCCTTCTTCCTCTGGGCACATGAGAGTTACTGTGCTTTGACATACAAACGCACGTTACAGACTGCTTAGCACTAAATGACTGAAAAAGAGACAAATTTTGTATCAAAGTGATCTAACTTCAAATCAAACCTTAAATTTATTCAGAGctgaaacaacaaaaatccaTTAGGTGATAAATCTGGGACATTGAATTAATCCTTCACATAATTATTTTGGCAAAAATACCAAAGAttcacagattttcttttttttcttcctaaaTGTAGCTGGAGGTTTGGGGGTCAGACCAAACCAGGGATGTTTTGAGTCATGATAGGCAGCAAAAAATAGCCACCAATGAGGAACAGTAGTAAAACTGAAAGCGTTTTTAATGGTAGGAACAGCTGGCAAGATGCCTCAGGCTCAATCGTAATCAATGACCTCCACAGTCATGGATATTACAAAAAACTACACAATTTCATTTTGTGTATGTGACCTCAAACGACACCAGAGCTGATTGGAAACTGGACAgctaaaataaaggttttttttctgattgTATACCCAGCCAAAGAATGACTTGTTGTAAAAATCCATATTCAGTTGACAAGTGATGAATGGGTAGGTCCCCTTCTCATCTAgaagcagcccccccccccaaaatagAAATGTGACACCCGCTGCTACTCTTGCAAAGTGTGAAGCAGGGTTTAGGTCTGAAATGCAAACATTAAAATTTAAGACCAAACAAGAGGGCTGGGCAGAAATTATAAATGCAAACTGAGGAGCACTCCCTTTCTGTTAGTTTCTGACAAAGGAGCACATGACCTGGAAGTAATCCCTCGCCTCTCCAGCAGGCTGGTTGTACCCCCCTGCTCACTCCTCCTCAGGTCTGTGGACTAAGAGTCTTTGCCAGGACAATCCCACAAACACTGGCTTAAtgagtatatgtatatatatataaatgacagTGTGACACCACAAAAGTGCAGGATGCTACTGTCAGTTTCACTATTTGTTTGATTGGTCGCCATTCTGCTTCAATGTCACTTTATGTAGACAGGGGTCCCTGCTGTCCTGTCAGAGAACCGATCTGAGACAGATGGTCTGAGTCACATCACGTCGCCCTTCGTACAGAGGCTGAGGGCCTGGAGGCGGAAAATCTGACACACATGTGCAGCCTGTCATCATCTGaataacagacacatttacatgTACACCAAGGGTCCAATATTAACCTGATCAAGACACAGCCATGTAAACAGTATTTCCTGATTACCTTAACCTGAATAAGGTTTTTGTTTCCCTTCGACAGCAGAATTACGCGAAATCTACGGGACGGATTAGCTGGAAGCTTGGTGCTACATGATGCCTTACagcctctctatggaggccgccatgcaACCTCACCTGTaggtgtcactaaattctacacactgaatctttaaaTTGTTTCTTCTCCGCTTTTCAactgtttcctattgtttgtCTTCAATTTTAATCTTGAACTAGTCAGGCACCTTGTGACTGTTTAGATGCAATAAACATAAAGTCACAGTGATGGCCCATAATGCTGAGTCACTTCTCCTGCTGGGACTCCACTGTTATCTGATGCAATAGGGATGAATAGATCGACTataggtgtgtttgttttgtttgtcaggaTGAAGCTGCcatttagatatatattttattttctattttaaatttataaaataaaagattaagataatctatttcattttttgtttgcaATTACTTTAGCATTGCTAGAAGGGgactgtgactcaagcatttcattgccagcgactgctgttgtgcatttgataatacaactcttgaatcttgactataggtgtgtttgttttgtttgtcaggatgaagctgctgctgctgctgaggggcTCACATGCTCGGAGCAGTGGTTCCAGTGGTCCCAGTCATAGGTCCCAGTGGTGTCATGTCAGTGGGCATCCACAGCCAGCACCAGGGCCCGTGTTCGAGTCTGACGTGAGCCACGACGCTGCCTTGTTTACATCCCCACGTGTGAGGGTAAATTCACCGCGGagggctgcaggaggaggcgggCAAGCACCTGCAGCCGACGTGTCCCCGCCTCCTCCAGGAGCCCGGAGGAGTCGGAACCATCACTCACCTCCTCCGCCTGCTTCCTCAGCGCCTTCTCCCGCTCGTACTGGGTGATGAGCTGCTCGTTGTCCTccttcagcagctccagctccacctcgtGCTCCTGGTTCTCCGCGAACACCGAGTCCAGGTTCTCCAGCACGGCCACCACCAGCGGCATCAGCTCCTTCACCACGTCCTCGTCGTACTTCCCGATGAGCCGCTCGAACTCGCGGTAGATGGAGTTGGCCAGGCCCGACACCCGCTCCGACATCACCGCGGACGTCCCCGGGTCGTCCTGGTACACCACGCCGTCTTCCAGCTCCATTTCCCCCGCTGTCCTCTCCCCCCGCTTTCAGCAAACAGCACCGCGTCTCCCCGCCACTATGGACGCGTTTATCCACCAGGAAAGCAGCGTCCCTTCACACGGGCCGGGGCATcgaggacacacacaacacgaccGGACCCTGCGAGACGAGCTACGTggatttcctcctcttcctcgtcaaATGCTGCGTTCACAGGCGCTTGGAAACCTGCGTCTTCTTAGCTTCACCGATGGACCACGCTGAACAGTGGGGGtggaatcagaatcaggtttattattaagtaagtttgcacaaacagggaatttgactcggtaaTGTGGCTCTCAGTTTccttacacagaatacacatcacaaaacaaaacaatacaatacaaacagtcacaaagacaaaacaaaatacaaacagtgcgacggtctaagaaaagaagtgcagggataaatattaaacgGTATGTGTATTACGGTTATACAGTGagggtgaaataaaataaacataattaaatacaattataatatatattatacattatataatatcATTTTGGGAGTAACTGTACAGTGgttataaagatccagggttattgcacagtgtCACGGGGGGGTGGGGCCtaaatatacattatttatattactGTATTACCTATTACTGTAGTATAAGTAGAGGTACTTGAAGTCAAAGTATACTAATGTCCTGCACAGAGATGGCAAAAGTCCCCCCATTCAtgactcaagtaaaagtaaaggtTCTTGTGTTACTCAAGTCAAAGTATACATATTGATTCAACCTATTTGCTCAAGTAAAAGTATATAAAGTGCAGGCTGGTAAATGTACTGTAAGTATTAAACTAAAATGTGCCACTCTGAGGGCCACAGGTCACATTTAATTACTTCAATAACTGCCTAAATTAAAACACTCCTGCTTCAAATCCAATAACAATAAAAGTTGTACTACAAACAAGGATTAAAgcaaaatttttatttttttacacaaaataacatttttatttgtgtacTTCATTACTTCCCACGACCAGGAACTCACGATACATGATACAAAGTCAACAATAACCGTATTATTAATCAACGTATATTGCAAGATAATCATATAACAGTACTCGCAGCATGAGATGATTATATTATACAGTGGAAATATAGTGGAAAATTAATTTTTTGCATACCTGTCTGAAACTTGTATGACCTGAACTGTTTGTGACCTGAAACATAAATTACCTTTTTAATACTTAATGACTGTACTAGAATTTAATTCCCGTCTGCATAATCTTCTAAGGAAaccctacagaaccagtctgaactggctcagacaATCAGCCTTAGTTCTCCTATATACgatccttgcatttgactgttctcTTCAAcactctgagatccctgtgactATCTGTGTTTAtcatttctgcagaaagcccctattAAAATACATATAGTAAAATTTGGTGTTCCAGCCTCTAGTATTtacagatttccatcacaacataatatatataacatttgtCTGTTCGGCACTTTAGCGAAATCATTtgtttgtcagatttttttcttacATAAACGAAATGAAGCAGAGACCAAGCTAGGAATGCAGAATTAATTTGTTAGAGCAGGTGATGTATTAAATACTGGGATTCAACAATAAACACGAAAGCTTTTGAATCACTCCTTTCCGGCGGCACATGAAGGCACCATCACAACAGCTGAGTTGTTGACCAGATCACGTGATGACGTCACACCAAGCTAACGACGTAATGACAGCGCATTGTCCTGCTATTGTGCAAAGTTTCAATGAGAGAAATGAAATACAGACTAATTTGTATGCATTGTTATTCCATATTTCATGCTTCAACCTTGCCTGCTTGACAAAGACAGTAAACATTTACTGAATATTTCCCATTTCCCCTACAAATCACCTGTGTTTTTGCCTCAAGGATACTCATGTTTACAGGTCGTTGAGGAAGTCTTCTCCATACAAAAGCATCTGTTTCAGTGCACACACTATCGCAGCATTCATTTTGTCATTTGACTCAATTTCCGGATTGTAGTTCCTCACAAGGAAGATGCAGTTTATTGGAAGGCCCAGCTGCTGGTGGAATATTTCAACCTAAGAAAAGTGACAACATTTATGTTGATCAGTAATTTACATCGATGAACAAACATGACATATATGCTGAAACATGTACCAAAATGTACCTTTTCCTTCAGGTACTTGCTCTTATAGATATTGCTTGTGTCCTTTTTAACCTCTGGACAGGCTTCATCAACTCTGGTGAGAATAGCCAGTTGGGGAATTCCTGTTAATAAGGACACCTGATCAGTATTTGAAAAATTTGTTTCCTGGTATTTTGACTCATACAATCCAATGTGACACTATTAGTCCACATAGAGAAAAAATTGTTGTGCACTCACCCAGTTCACTGGCTGCCATTCTGACCTCTTTAATTTTCTCCACAACTTTGTCActtaacaaacacactgagtCCACAGGAATAACACACACCAGAACGTGAACTTTGTCTCCCAAAGTGGGATCGGAGTTGTAGCCATCAACACCCTCCTTCAGTTCATGGTCAGGTTTGGACTAGAAATCAATCAAATACAGTCAGATAATGTTTAATGTAACAcaatgttttctgtgtttgaccTCATTTGTTTGTCTAGGGCACATTTACTCATATTGTTAATGTGACACACATTCCTGACATTGTTCACAAGATTTCATTTAATTACATGTGGCTGCCATGTGCCCCAAACTCAGCAATTTGGCAATAGAAAAGTTTGATATTTGGAAAAGAAATGTAAGAACAATTCGCTTTGTTTGATGAGACAGGAATTTTGCATGTTTGGCAAATTTCAATAATAACtaagataaatataaaacaaatatttttttttaagttaaaattAGACTTGACTTAATGTCAAAGTTCACAGTGTTGTACCTTGTAACCTTCTTTCACGTGTCCTCTCAGGGCCAGTTTGACATCTTCCACAGGGACTCCACTGTCAGAATCGTCCTCAAGGCCCATGATGTCATTGAAAACAAAAGAGTAAGTGGCCTCTGGATTTTTGTGAAATTTGAAGGTCTGGTACTGTAAGGCAAAAGGTGCaatatttacataatttaaTCAAAGTATATATCAGCAGTTGTCTGTGGGCCGATCTGAaatgggggggggctggagaaAGGTGATTTGTATGAACATTAAAACTCTGGGCCTCTTGTTCACACATTAACCTTAAAATGAAATGGTCATGATAAAAGCTAATGATCAACAGACAGATTTAGAAAGATgtaatgtttcatttcatttatcttGTGCTGACTAGAATTTAGTGatatgaaacataaaaacaacatttgtgcaAAACATTTGATATAAATCTGCTGTTTTGAAGTTTCAATATTAATAGAGGTTGCTCTGTATTTTTCATCAGTGAACTACTATTGAAAATGAATTTCTGTCGTTTGTTACCCTCAATGGAGTTTTATCCTTTCCTGTTGTTCATACCTGTTTGGTAAAGCTGCTCCCAGCATAGCTTGCATTTGTTGCAGCTCTACCAGCAGATCTGCCTTTTAAAACAGTGTCGACAGAGTTGATGAAGCTCGACTTTCCAGCACCAACTGGTCCATGAAGCAgaatcctgagatgtttgacttgttt encodes:
- the LOC133022663 gene encoding interferon-induced protein 44-like; the protein is MGGAPSALFEQPWREVSEKYKDNLKFVKSYQPQNKQVKHLRILLHGPVGAGKSSFINSVDTVLKGRSAGRAATNASYAGSSFTKQYQTFKFHKNPEATYSFVFNDIMGLEDDSDSGVPVEDVKLALRGHVKEGYKSKPDHELKEGVDGYNSDPTLGDKVHVLVCVIPVDSVCLLSDKVVEKIKEVRMAASELGIPQLAILTRVDEACPEVKKDTSNIYKSKYLKEKVEIFHQQLGLPINCIFLVRNYNPEIESNDKMNAAIVCALKQMLLYGEDFLNDL